One region of Coregonus clupeaformis isolate EN_2021a chromosome 31, ASM2061545v1, whole genome shotgun sequence genomic DNA includes:
- the LOC121547450 gene encoding ER lumen protein-retaining receptor 2: MNIFRLTGDLSHLAAIIILLLKIWKTRSCAGISGKSQILFALVFTSRYLDLLTSFISLYNTTMKVIYIGCAYATVYLIYAKFKATYDGNHDTFRVEFLVVPVGGLAFLVNHDFSPLEILWTFSIYLESVAILPQLFMISKTGEAETITTHYLFFLGLYRALYLINWIWRFYFEGFFDMIAIVAGVVQTILYCDFFYLYVTKVLKGKKLSLPA; encoded by the exons ATGAACATTTTCAGACTCACCGGTGATCTCTCACATTTAGCAGCCATCATCATCCTACTGCTAAAAATATGGAAAACCAGGTCCTGTGCCG GTATCTCTGGGAAGAGTCAGATCCTGTTCGCCTTGGTGTTCACCAGTCGCTACCTGGACCTGCTCACCTCCTTCATCTCCCTCTACAACACCACCATGAAG GTCATCTACATTGGCTGTGCATACGCCACTGTGTACCTGATCTACGCTAAATTCAAGGCCACCTATGACGGTAACCATGACACCTTCAGAGTGGAGTTCCTGGTTGTCCCCGTAGGAGGGTTGGCGTTCCTCGTCAACCACGACTTCTCTCCCCTCGAG atcCTGTGGACGTTCTCTATCTACCTGGAGTCAGTGGCCATCTTGCCCCAGCTCTTCATGATCAGTAAGACGGGCGAGGCGGAGACCATCACCACCCATTACCTGTTCTTCCTGGGTCTGTACCGGGCTCTCTACCTCATCAACTGGATCTGGCGCTTCTACTTCGAGGGATTCTTCGACATGATCGCCATCGTGGCCGGTGTTGTTCAGACAATCCTCTATTGCGACTTCTTCTACCTGTATGTAACGAAAG
- the LOC121547451 gene encoding protein-L-histidine N-pros-methyltransferase isoform X2, translating into MWTGKYVRSPLARSLFMNMVSESKEAGQDTQEWYRCSPDLLGEVVRPLFVQSHLDRDTQAFLRRSIEKSGLMFTQLYHSFISTVLGPLVSRTSINGFLGRGSMFVFSADQFQQLLRVAPEWRGQRLLDLGAGDGGVTEVMGAHFREVYTTEVSPPMKWHLQRKYKLLGIDEWQHTGFQYDLISCLNLLDRCDDPLDLLRGIHRSLVPGTGRLILAAVLPFQPWVEIGGKWQRPREHIKVTGKKWEEQVTNLSNEVFREVGFEVEAVTRLPYLCEGDMYKDYYVLDDAVFVLKPVEE; encoded by the exons ATGTGGACGGGGAAATACGTGCGCAGTCCACTCGCCCGTTCACTTTTCATGAACATGGTGAGCGAAAGCAAAGAAGCCGGACAAGATACCCAGGAG TGGTACAGGTGCTCTCCAGACCTGTTGGGGGAGGTGGTACGGCCTCTGTTTGTGCAGAGCCATCTGGACCGGGACACCCAGGCTTTTCTGAGACGCAGTATAGAGAAGTCTGGCTTGATGTTCACCCAGCTCTACCACTCCTTCATCTCCACTGTCCTCGGCCCCCTGGTGTCACGCACATCCATCAACGG GTTCCTAGGTCGTGGCTCTATGTTTGTGTTCTCTGCGGATCAGTTCCAGCAGCTGCTCCGCGTCGCCCCCGAGTGGCGAGGGCAGAGACTGCTGGACCTAGGGGCTGGGGACGGGGGCGTCACTGAGGTGATGGGAGCCCATTTCAGAGAGGTCTACACCACTGAGGTCTCTCCTCCCATGAAGTGGCACCTCCAGAGGAAGTACAA GCTTTTAGGTATTGATGAGTGGCAGCATACTGGGTTCCAGTATGACCTGATCAGCTGTTTGAATCTGCTAGACCGCTGTGACGACCCCCTGGATCTCCTCAGGGGCATCCACCGGTCGCTGGTGCCCGGCACAGGGAGACTCATCCTGGCCGCTGTCCTGCCCTTCCAGCCCTGGGTGGAGATAG GTGGGAAGTGGCAGCGCCCCAGAGAGCACATCAAAGTGACGGGGAAGAAGTGGGAGGAGCAAGTCACCAACCTGTCCAATGAGGTGTTCCGGGAGGTGGGGTTTGAGGTGGAGGCAGTGACTCGGCTGCCATATCTGTGTGAAGGAGACATGTACAAAGATTACTATGTACTGGACGATGCTGTCTTCGTCCTGAAACCTGTGGAGGAGTGA
- the LOC121547451 gene encoding protein-L-histidine N-pros-methyltransferase isoform X3, with protein sequence MWTGKYVRSPLARSLFMNMWYRCSPDLLGEVVRPLFVQSHLDRDTQAFLRRSIEKSGLMFTQLYHSFISTVLGPLVSRTSINGFLGRGSMFVFSADQFQQLLRVAPEWRGQRLLDLGAGDGGVTEVMGAHFREVYTTEVSPPMKWHLQRKYKLLGIDEWQHTGFQYDLISCLNLLDRCDDPLDLLRGIHRSLVPGTGRLILAAVLPFQPWVEIGGKWQRPREHIKVTGKKWEEQVTNLSNEVFREVGFEVEAVTRLPYLCEGDMYKDYYVLDDAVFVLKPVEE encoded by the exons ATGTGGACGGGGAAATACGTGCGCAGTCCACTCGCCCGTTCACTTTTCATGAACATG TGGTACAGGTGCTCTCCAGACCTGTTGGGGGAGGTGGTACGGCCTCTGTTTGTGCAGAGCCATCTGGACCGGGACACCCAGGCTTTTCTGAGACGCAGTATAGAGAAGTCTGGCTTGATGTTCACCCAGCTCTACCACTCCTTCATCTCCACTGTCCTCGGCCCCCTGGTGTCACGCACATCCATCAACGG GTTCCTAGGTCGTGGCTCTATGTTTGTGTTCTCTGCGGATCAGTTCCAGCAGCTGCTCCGCGTCGCCCCCGAGTGGCGAGGGCAGAGACTGCTGGACCTAGGGGCTGGGGACGGGGGCGTCACTGAGGTGATGGGAGCCCATTTCAGAGAGGTCTACACCACTGAGGTCTCTCCTCCCATGAAGTGGCACCTCCAGAGGAAGTACAA GCTTTTAGGTATTGATGAGTGGCAGCATACTGGGTTCCAGTATGACCTGATCAGCTGTTTGAATCTGCTAGACCGCTGTGACGACCCCCTGGATCTCCTCAGGGGCATCCACCGGTCGCTGGTGCCCGGCACAGGGAGACTCATCCTGGCCGCTGTCCTGCCCTTCCAGCCCTGGGTGGAGATAG GTGGGAAGTGGCAGCGCCCCAGAGAGCACATCAAAGTGACGGGGAAGAAGTGGGAGGAGCAAGTCACCAACCTGTCCAATGAGGTGTTCCGGGAGGTGGGGTTTGAGGTGGAGGCAGTGACTCGGCTGCCATATCTGTGTGAAGGAGACATGTACAAAGATTACTATGTACTGGACGATGCTGTCTTCGTCCTGAAACCTGTGGAGGAGTGA
- the LOC121547451 gene encoding protein-L-histidine N-pros-methyltransferase isoform X1, which yields MCHLQLRTLLFVAWVLGYIALLLGTRKMWTGKYVRSPLARSLFMNMVSESKEAGQDTQEWYRCSPDLLGEVVRPLFVQSHLDRDTQAFLRRSIEKSGLMFTQLYHSFISTVLGPLVSRTSINGFLGRGSMFVFSADQFQQLLRVAPEWRGQRLLDLGAGDGGVTEVMGAHFREVYTTEVSPPMKWHLQRKYKLLGIDEWQHTGFQYDLISCLNLLDRCDDPLDLLRGIHRSLVPGTGRLILAAVLPFQPWVEIGGKWQRPREHIKVTGKKWEEQVTNLSNEVFREVGFEVEAVTRLPYLCEGDMYKDYYVLDDAVFVLKPVEE from the exons ATGTGTCATTTACAGCTGAGGACATTGCTTTTTGTGGCGTGGGTGTTGGGCTACATTGCCTTGCTGCTCGGTACTAGAAAGATGTGGACGGGGAAATACGTGCGCAGTCCACTCGCCCGTTCACTTTTCATGAACATGGTGAGCGAAAGCAAAGAAGCCGGACAAGATACCCAGGAG TGGTACAGGTGCTCTCCAGACCTGTTGGGGGAGGTGGTACGGCCTCTGTTTGTGCAGAGCCATCTGGACCGGGACACCCAGGCTTTTCTGAGACGCAGTATAGAGAAGTCTGGCTTGATGTTCACCCAGCTCTACCACTCCTTCATCTCCACTGTCCTCGGCCCCCTGGTGTCACGCACATCCATCAACGG GTTCCTAGGTCGTGGCTCTATGTTTGTGTTCTCTGCGGATCAGTTCCAGCAGCTGCTCCGCGTCGCCCCCGAGTGGCGAGGGCAGAGACTGCTGGACCTAGGGGCTGGGGACGGGGGCGTCACTGAGGTGATGGGAGCCCATTTCAGAGAGGTCTACACCACTGAGGTCTCTCCTCCCATGAAGTGGCACCTCCAGAGGAAGTACAA GCTTTTAGGTATTGATGAGTGGCAGCATACTGGGTTCCAGTATGACCTGATCAGCTGTTTGAATCTGCTAGACCGCTGTGACGACCCCCTGGATCTCCTCAGGGGCATCCACCGGTCGCTGGTGCCCGGCACAGGGAGACTCATCCTGGCCGCTGTCCTGCCCTTCCAGCCCTGGGTGGAGATAG GTGGGAAGTGGCAGCGCCCCAGAGAGCACATCAAAGTGACGGGGAAGAAGTGGGAGGAGCAAGTCACCAACCTGTCCAATGAGGTGTTCCGGGAGGTGGGGTTTGAGGTGGAGGCAGTGACTCGGCTGCCATATCTGTGTGAAGGAGACATGTACAAAGATTACTATGTACTGGACGATGCTGTCTTCGTCCTGAAACCTGTGGAGGAGTGA